A section of the Equus caballus isolate H_3958 breed thoroughbred chromosome 21, TB-T2T, whole genome shotgun sequence genome encodes:
- the LOC138919734 gene encoding ral guanine nucleotide dissociation stimulator-like isoform X1, protein MRALQAGMMQRLSESVLPAFPSRVLCSVITSLCSYSGSSTAHQVLDQLFPRSHLPSIPGDALIPFGTHGGSLAHCVRDAGGQDHLPNAIYFLLGTWLGQGQDCREPLRFPAWTLQLATLHISFGGSHVEGHAYLLPGHLEHLKAIEAERKEPAPKLLPLPEPEPVPAPGLEPAAPPVSPRVVELEPAAPESATPGPEQGPPLEAAPEPNCLWAVTTEDQLREEKLNILDFPPQLVAEQLTRMAAELFKTLVPAHCLGSIWSERDNREREYLAPTVRDSVMHDNTVANCILVTCLGDPSMTAQDRARVVELWIRVAEECRGLGNFCSLHTILSALQSPAIARLQDTWGQVSRESSRTWKKWVRREKRVSRELLVQEATSVLKTAERAHQGAQERQRQQGVVPSLVTFFHSLELLDATMEDYVEGNVLNCRKWNEQFKLMDEIELLQEAANLYTVQPDEHFGAWFQAVEPLSKEERPVPVMPRPWRAHCSGSVEGIGLSLTTSAGLQQIRGHCYRNNFSSVSRGRNPSGALQKPPGSRQSQRPWMPEMDLSLFFCLCPGLYLLPHLDLQGKPGKPTQTSVFWFLQAEYGKYCSYFG, encoded by the exons atgcgtgccctccaggcaggcatgatgcagaggctctcagagtctgtgctgccagccttccccagcagagtcctctgcagtgtcatcacctccctctgcagctactcaggctccagcacagcccaccaggtgctggaccagctgtttcccag gtcccatctaccctccatcccgggcgatgccctcatcccctttgggacacatggaggcagcttggcccattgcgtgcgggatgctggaggacaggaccacctcccaaa tgctatctatttcctgctgggaacctggctgggccaagggcaggattgcagggagcccctgcggtttcccgcttggaccctgcagctggccactctgcacatcagctttggtggctcccatgtggagggccatgcctaccttctgccaggccacctggagcatctcaaggccattgaggccgaacggaaag agccagctccaaagctcctgccacttccagagccagagccagtgccagcccccgggctggagccagctgcacctccagtctcaccacgtgtggtagagctggagccagcagcccctgagtcggccactccaggaccagagcaagggccaccattagaggcagccccagagcccaaCTGCCTCTGGGCCGTGACCACCGAGGaccagctgcgggaggagaagctgaacatcttggacttccctccccagctggtggcagagcagctgacgagGATGGCTGCG gagctgttcaagacgtTGGTGCCCGCCCACTGCCTCGGCTCCATCTGGTCCGAGCGTGACAACAGGGAACGAGAGTACCTGGCACCCACCGTCCGTGACAGTGTGATGCACGACAACACCGTGGCCAATTGCATCCTCGTCACCTGCCTTGGGGACCCCAgcatgacagcgcaggacagggccagggtggttgAGCTGTGGATCAGGGTGGCTGAG gagtGCCGAGGGCTCGGGAACTTCTGTTCCCTCCACAcaatcctttctgccctgcagagccctgccattgcccgtctccaagacacctggggacaagtttccag ggagagttctcgaacctggaagaagtgggtcaggagagagaaacgcgtgagcagggagctgctggtgcag gaggcgacctccgtgttaaagactgcagagagggcccaccagggagcccaggagaggcagcggcagcag GGGgtcgtcccctccctggtgacgTTTTTCCattccctggagctgctggacgctacgatggaggattatgtggag ggcaatgtgctcaactgtcggaaatggaatgag caattcaaactgatggacgagatcgagctgctccaggaggctgcaaatctgtacaccgtgcagcccgacgagcactttggggcctggttccaggccgtggagcccctgagcaaggaggagag GCCTGTCCCTGTGATGCCAAGACCTTGGAGAGCACACTGTTCTGGCTCTGTGGAGGGAATCGGACTCTCCCTAACTACAAGCGCCGGACTACAGCAAATCCGTGGCCACTGTTACAGGAACAACTTCAGCAGTGTCAGCCGAGGTCGGAACCCTTCTGGAGCTCTCCAGAAGCCCCCAG GGTcaagacagagtcagaggccaTGGATGCCGGAAatggatttgtctcttttcttctgtctttgtccGGGACTGTACCTACTGCCTCATCTCGATTTACAGGGAAAACCTGGGAAACCTACCCAAACAAGTGTGTTTTGGTTCCTGCAGGCAGAATACGGAAAATATTGCAGTTATTTTGGGTGA
- the LOC138919734 gene encoding ral guanine nucleotide dissociation stimulator-like isoform X2 — MRALQAGMMQRLSESVLPAFPSRVLCSVITSLCSYSGSSTAHQVLDQLFPRSHLPSIPGDALIPFGTHGGSLAHCVRDAGGQDHLPNAIYFLLGTWLGQGQDCREPLRFPAWTLQLATLHISFGGSHVEGHAYLLPGHLEHLKAIEAERKEPAPKLLPLPEPEPVPAPGLEPAAPPVSPRVVELEPAAPESATPGPEQGPPLEAAPEPNCLWAVTTEDQLREEKLNILDFPPQLVAEQLTRMAAELFKTLVPAHCLGSIWSERDNREREYLAPTVRDSVMHDNTVANCILVTCLGDPSMTAQDRARVVELWIRVAEECRGLGNFCSLHTILSALQSPAIARLQDTWGQVSRESSRTWKKWVRREKRVSRELLVQEATSVLKTAERAHQGAQERQRQQGVVPSLVTFFHSLELLDATMEDYVEGNVLNCRKWNEQFKLMDEIELLQEAANLYTVQPDEHFGAWFQAVEPLSKEERPVPVMPRPWRAHCSGSVEGIGLSLTTSAGLQQIRGHCYRNNFSSVSRGRNPSGALQKPPDLHQILVAGVKGTLLPKSRWARLMETL; from the exons atgcgtgccctccaggcaggcatgatgcagaggctctcagagtctgtgctgccagccttccccagcagagtcctctgcagtgtcatcacctccctctgcagctactcaggctccagcacagcccaccaggtgctggaccagctgtttcccag gtcccatctaccctccatcccgggcgatgccctcatcccctttgggacacatggaggcagcttggcccattgcgtgcgggatgctggaggacaggaccacctcccaaa tgctatctatttcctgctgggaacctggctgggccaagggcaggattgcagggagcccctgcggtttcccgcttggaccctgcagctggccactctgcacatcagctttggtggctcccatgtggagggccatgcctaccttctgccaggccacctggagcatctcaaggccattgaggccgaacggaaag agccagctccaaagctcctgccacttccagagccagagccagtgccagcccccgggctggagccagctgcacctccagtctcaccacgtgtggtagagctggagccagcagcccctgagtcggccactccaggaccagagcaagggccaccattagaggcagccccagagcccaaCTGCCTCTGGGCCGTGACCACCGAGGaccagctgcgggaggagaagctgaacatcttggacttccctccccagctggtggcagagcagctgacgagGATGGCTGCG gagctgttcaagacgtTGGTGCCCGCCCACTGCCTCGGCTCCATCTGGTCCGAGCGTGACAACAGGGAACGAGAGTACCTGGCACCCACCGTCCGTGACAGTGTGATGCACGACAACACCGTGGCCAATTGCATCCTCGTCACCTGCCTTGGGGACCCCAgcatgacagcgcaggacagggccagggtggttgAGCTGTGGATCAGGGTGGCTGAG gagtGCCGAGGGCTCGGGAACTTCTGTTCCCTCCACAcaatcctttctgccctgcagagccctgccattgcccgtctccaagacacctggggacaagtttccag ggagagttctcgaacctggaagaagtgggtcaggagagagaaacgcgtgagcagggagctgctggtgcag gaggcgacctccgtgttaaagactgcagagagggcccaccagggagcccaggagaggcagcggcagcag GGGgtcgtcccctccctggtgacgTTTTTCCattccctggagctgctggacgctacgatggaggattatgtggag ggcaatgtgctcaactgtcggaaatggaatgag caattcaaactgatggacgagatcgagctgctccaggaggctgcaaatctgtacaccgtgcagcccgacgagcactttggggcctggttccaggccgtggagcccctgagcaaggaggagag GCCTGTCCCTGTGATGCCAAGACCTTGGAGAGCACACTGTTCTGGCTCTGTGGAGGGAATCGGACTCTCCCTAACTACAAGCGCCGGACTACAGCAAATCCGTGGCCACTGTTACAGGAACAACTTCAGCAGTGTCAGCCGAGGTCGGAACCCTTCTGGAGCTCTCCAGAAGCCCCCAG atttacatcaaATATTGGTCGCCGGGGTGAAGGGAACCCTGCTTCCCAAGTCTCGTTGGGCAAGGCTGATGGAGACCCTATGA
- the LOC138919734 gene encoding ral guanine nucleotide dissociation stimulator-like isoform X3 — translation MRALQAGMMQRLSESVLPAFPSRVLCSVITSLCSYSGSSTAHQVLDQLFPRSHLPSIPGDALIPFGTHGGSLAHCVRDAGGQDHLPNAIYFLLGTWLGQGQDCREPLRFPAWTLQLATLHISFGGSHVEGHAYLLPGHLEHLKAIEAERKEPAPKLLPLPEPEPVPAPGLEPAAPPVSPRVVELEPAAPESATPGPEQGPPLEAAPEPNCLWAVTTEDQLREEKLNILDFPPQLVAEQLTRMAAELFKTLVPAHCLGSIWSERDNREREYLAPTVRDSVMHDNTVANCILVTCLGDPSMTAQDRARVVELWIRVAEECRGLGNFCSLHTILSALQSPAIARLQDTWGQVSRESSRTWKKWVRREKRVSRELLVQEATSVLKTAERAHQGAQERQRQQGVVPSLVTFFHSLELLDATMEDYVEGNVLNCRKWNEQFKLMDEIELLQEAANLYTVQPDEHFGAWFQAVEPLSKEESYSLSCQLEPRYHWVRKIRLFFKGKKNRSGQNTRPPTKGPVVVVDDPPETS, via the exons atgcgtgccctccaggcaggcatgatgcagaggctctcagagtctgtgctgccagccttccccagcagagtcctctgcagtgtcatcacctccctctgcagctactcaggctccagcacagcccaccaggtgctggaccagctgtttcccag gtcccatctaccctccatcccgggcgatgccctcatcccctttgggacacatggaggcagcttggcccattgcgtgcgggatgctggaggacaggaccacctcccaaa tgctatctatttcctgctgggaacctggctgggccaagggcaggattgcagggagcccctgcggtttcccgcttggaccctgcagctggccactctgcacatcagctttggtggctcccatgtggagggccatgcctaccttctgccaggccacctggagcatctcaaggccattgaggccgaacggaaag agccagctccaaagctcctgccacttccagagccagagccagtgccagcccccgggctggagccagctgcacctccagtctcaccacgtgtggtagagctggagccagcagcccctgagtcggccactccaggaccagagcaagggccaccattagaggcagccccagagcccaaCTGCCTCTGGGCCGTGACCACCGAGGaccagctgcgggaggagaagctgaacatcttggacttccctccccagctggtggcagagcagctgacgagGATGGCTGCG gagctgttcaagacgtTGGTGCCCGCCCACTGCCTCGGCTCCATCTGGTCCGAGCGTGACAACAGGGAACGAGAGTACCTGGCACCCACCGTCCGTGACAGTGTGATGCACGACAACACCGTGGCCAATTGCATCCTCGTCACCTGCCTTGGGGACCCCAgcatgacagcgcaggacagggccagggtggttgAGCTGTGGATCAGGGTGGCTGAG gagtGCCGAGGGCTCGGGAACTTCTGTTCCCTCCACAcaatcctttctgccctgcagagccctgccattgcccgtctccaagacacctggggacaagtttccag ggagagttctcgaacctggaagaagtgggtcaggagagagaaacgcgtgagcagggagctgctggtgcag gaggcgacctccgtgttaaagactgcagagagggcccaccagggagcccaggagaggcagcggcagcag GGGgtcgtcccctccctggtgacgTTTTTCCattccctggagctgctggacgctacgatggaggattatgtggag ggcaatgtgctcaactgtcggaaatggaatgag caattcaaactgatggacgagatcgagctgctccaggaggctgcaaatctgtacaccgtgcagcccgacgagcactttggggcctggttccaggccgtggagcccctgagcaaggaggagag ctacagcctgtcctgccagctggagccccgataccactgggtcagaaagattcgactcttcttcaaAGGCAAGAAGAACCGCTCAGGCCAGA acaccagacccccaaccaagggcccagtggtggtggtcgatgaccctcctgagaccagctga
- the LOC138919734 gene encoding ral guanine nucleotide dissociation stimulator-like isoform X4 — protein MRALQAGMMQRLSESVLPAFPSRVLCSVITSLCSYSGSSTAHQVLDQLFPRSHLPSIPGDALIPFGTHGGSLAHCVRDAGGQDHLPNAIYFLLGTWLGQGQDCREPLRFPAWTLQLATLHISFGGSHVEGHAYLLPGHLEHLKAIEAERKEPAPKLLPLPEPEPVPAPGLEPAAPPVSPRVVELEPAAPESATPGPEQGPPLEAAPEPNCLWAVTTEDQLREEKLNILDFPPQLVAEQLTRMAAELFKTLVPAHCLGSIWSERDNREREYLAPTVRDSVMHDNTVANCILVTCLGDPSMTAQDRARVVELWIRVAEECRGLGNFCSLHTILSALQSPAIARLQDTWGQVSRESSRTWKKWVRREKRVSRELLVQEATSVLKTAERAHQGAQERQRQQGVVPSLVTFFHSLELLDATMEDYVEGNVLNCRKWNEQFKLMDEIELLQEAANLYTVQPDEHFGAWFQAVEPLSKEERHQTPNQGPSGGGR, from the exons atgcgtgccctccaggcaggcatgatgcagaggctctcagagtctgtgctgccagccttccccagcagagtcctctgcagtgtcatcacctccctctgcagctactcaggctccagcacagcccaccaggtgctggaccagctgtttcccag gtcccatctaccctccatcccgggcgatgccctcatcccctttgggacacatggaggcagcttggcccattgcgtgcgggatgctggaggacaggaccacctcccaaa tgctatctatttcctgctgggaacctggctgggccaagggcaggattgcagggagcccctgcggtttcccgcttggaccctgcagctggccactctgcacatcagctttggtggctcccatgtggagggccatgcctaccttctgccaggccacctggagcatctcaaggccattgaggccgaacggaaag agccagctccaaagctcctgccacttccagagccagagccagtgccagcccccgggctggagccagctgcacctccagtctcaccacgtgtggtagagctggagccagcagcccctgagtcggccactccaggaccagagcaagggccaccattagaggcagccccagagcccaaCTGCCTCTGGGCCGTGACCACCGAGGaccagctgcgggaggagaagctgaacatcttggacttccctccccagctggtggcagagcagctgacgagGATGGCTGCG gagctgttcaagacgtTGGTGCCCGCCCACTGCCTCGGCTCCATCTGGTCCGAGCGTGACAACAGGGAACGAGAGTACCTGGCACCCACCGTCCGTGACAGTGTGATGCACGACAACACCGTGGCCAATTGCATCCTCGTCACCTGCCTTGGGGACCCCAgcatgacagcgcaggacagggccagggtggttgAGCTGTGGATCAGGGTGGCTGAG gagtGCCGAGGGCTCGGGAACTTCTGTTCCCTCCACAcaatcctttctgccctgcagagccctgccattgcccgtctccaagacacctggggacaagtttccag ggagagttctcgaacctggaagaagtgggtcaggagagagaaacgcgtgagcagggagctgctggtgcag gaggcgacctccgtgttaaagactgcagagagggcccaccagggagcccaggagaggcagcggcagcag GGGgtcgtcccctccctggtgacgTTTTTCCattccctggagctgctggacgctacgatggaggattatgtggag ggcaatgtgctcaactgtcggaaatggaatgag caattcaaactgatggacgagatcgagctgctccaggaggctgcaaatctgtacaccgtgcagcccgacgagcactttggggcctggttccaggccgtggagcccctgagcaaggaggagag acaccagacccccaaccaagggcccagtggtggtggtcgatga